The Ascochyta rabiei chromosome 5, complete sequence genome has a segment encoding these proteins:
- a CDS encoding L-rhamnonate dehydratase, with protein MSSSTQSSSVKSFPTIKHVRTFLTQGPGSGGDYHNVHGGHWLIDSKISTPMSQYEKYRKSRTSWGINVLGSFCVELEATDGTKGFATGFGGPPACWLVAEHFERFLLGADPRDTNYLFEQMYRGSMFYGRKGLPVAVISVIDLAIWDLLGKIRNEPVYKMLGGSTQENGRLNFYCTGPEPAAAKEMGFFGAKVPLPYGPGEGVEGLKKNVEFLTKHREAVGPDFPLMVDCYMSLTVAYTIEVVKATAHLNLNWWEECLSPDDTDGFEQIKRAHPSQKFTTGEHEYSRYGFRKLIEGRNLDILQPDVMWVGGMTELIKIAAMASAYDIPVVPHASGPYSYHFVVSQANSPFQEYLANSPDGKSVLPVFGNLFTNEPIPTKGYLDVKDLDLPGFGLELNPNAGLIDAARILNPAPVKALKSAEEQESQANGATNGHA; from the exons ATGTCTTCCTCTACCCAAAGCAGCTCTGTGAAGTCGTTCCCTACGATCAAGCATGTGCGCACGTTTCTCACTCAGGGCCCGGGGTCTGGTGGTGATTACCACAACGTGCACGGTGGCCACTGGTTGATCGACAGCAAGATCTCGACTCCCATGTCGCAGTACGAAAAGTACAGGAAGTCAAGGACCAGCTGGGGCATCAACGTCCTCGGTTCTTTCTGCGTGGAGCTCGAGGCTACAGATGGCACAAAGGGTTTCGCGACTGGCTTCGGTGGCCCGCCAGCATGCTG GCTGGTCGCAGAACACTTCGAACGCTTCCTGCTCGGCGCCGATCCCAGAGATACCAACTATCTCTTCGAGCAGATGTACCGTGGAAGTATGTTTTACGGTCGCAAGGGTCTTCCTGTCGCCGTCATCTCCGTCATCGATCTCGCTATATGGGACCTTCTGGGCAAGATCCGTAACGAGCCCGTGTATAAGATGCTTGGAGGATCAACCCAGGAGAATGGCAGGCTGAACTTCTACTGCACTGGTCCTGAACCGGCCGCAGCCAAGGAGATGGGTTTCTTCGGTGCTAAGGTTCCTCTGCCATACGGTCCAGGTGAGGGCGTCGAAGGCTTGAAGAAGAACGTCGAGTTCCTTACCAAGCACCGCGAGGCTGTTGGACCGGACTTCCCTCTCATGGTTGACTGCTACATGTCTCTCACCGTTGCCTACACAATCGAAGTTGTCAAGGCGACCGCGCACTTGAACCTCAACTGGTGGGAGGAGTGCCTTAGCCCGGATGATACCGATGGCTTTGAGCAGATCAAGCGCGCTCATCCCAGCCAGAAGTTCACGACGGGAGAGCACGAGTACTCTAGGTACGGCTTCCGCAAGCTGATCGAAGGCCGCAACCTGGACATCCTCCAGCCTGACGTCATGTGGGTTGGAGGTATGACAGAGCTCATTAAGATCGCTGCCATGGCATCTGCATACGACATTCCTGTCGTTCCTCACGCTTCCGGGCCATACTCATACCACTTTGTCGTCTCGCAAGCCAACTCTCCCTTCCAAGAGTACCTGGCCAACAGCCCTGATGGCAAATCTGTGCTGCCAGTGTTTGGTAACCTTTTCACCAACGAGCCCATCCCCACAAAGGGCTACCTCGACGTCAAGGACCTCGACCTGCCCGGTTTCGGCCTCGAGCTGAACCCCAACGCTGGTCTCATCGACGCTGCGCGGATCCTCAACCCTGCGCCCGTCAAGGCTCTGAAGTCCGCTGAAGAGCAGGAGTCCCAGGCCAACGGTGCAACAAATGGCCACGCGTAA
- a CDS encoding gig suppressor → MCDDDLTNARLTWNCRGVLFFGEALLQLQAARPRVQRMPPPPHHREYVMHRDRSPQASLTLSIAKQCYHCQGLGHVQADCPTLRLSGAGTSGRCYSCGLTGHLARNCPNPGMGRGAGGPPRGGYGGFRGGFAGGARPATCYKCGGPNHFARDCQAQAMKCYACGKLGHISRDCTAPNGGPLNTAGKTCYRCGETGHISRDCTQAEVNGDGGAPVPAAATAPAQPVVPTTAVA, encoded by the exons ATGTGCGACGATGATCTCACTAATGCGCGACTGACGTGGAACTGCAGAGGTGTGCTCTTCTTCGGAGAGGCTTTGCTACAACT GCAAGCAGCCCGGCCACGAGTCCAACGGATGCCCCCACCCCCGCACCACCGAGAGTACGTCATGCATCGAGACCGCAGCCCTCAGGCATCACTGACCCTCTCGATAGCCAAGCAGTGCTACCACTGCCAGGGCCTCGGTCACGTCCAGGCTGACTGCCCTACCCTGCGTCTGAGCGGCGCTGGCACCAGCGGACGCTGCTACAGCTGCGGTCTTACCGGCCATCTTGCCCGCAACTGCCCCAACCCAGGAATGGGCCGCGGAGCTGGGGGTCCTCCTCGTGGCGGCTACGGAGGCTTCCGTGGTGGCTTCGCTGGCGGTGCTCGCCCTGCGACATGCTACAAGTGCGGTGGCCCCAACCACTTTGCCCGCGATTGCCAGGCTCAGGCCATGAAATGCTACGCCTGTGGCAAGCTTGGCCACATCTCTCGCGACTGCACGGCTCCCAACGGCGGTCCTCTCAACACCGCCGGCAAGACTTGCTACCGTTGCGGCGAGACCGGTCACATCTCCCGCGACTGCACTCAGGCTGAGGTCAATGGTGACGGTGGTGCCCCGGTCCCCGCTGCGGCCACTGCCCCCGCCCAGCCTGTTGTTCCCACCACCGCGGTCGCATAA
- a CDS encoding D-amino-acid oxidase: protein MASQPPQHFVILGAGIIGLTSSLVLANAHPGSTVTIIAKHFPGDRSIEYTSPWAGANWSSMANDNGLLEKYDEVTFNRFGQLMDGKSVHGCRVVKSGEGNEAGLGRQQMWAVLDAPIEETNLLTPETGKIWYDELVGGLRNLKKEELPEGAVFGLEFPSTFRINTQVYLQWLQSQALSKGIKLVRRQLSSVKELLASQPTTTLVLNASGLGALKLEDVKDTNMYPTRGQTVLVAEPKEPMKRMYYRSPKRIDPTTTYVFPRTLGGGVILGGSRQDNDWSNEWDSELEAQILQRSCALAPELGKPEDLQIISRNIGLRPSRKGGPRIEIEKEKKWSVPVVHAYGHSGAGYQASWGTAERVLELVQKALSPSAKL, encoded by the exons ATGGCATCTCAACCGCCCCAGCACTTCGTTATTCTAGGTGCGGGAATCATCGGTCTGACGTCTTCCCTTGTCCTCGCTAATGCCCATCCCGGATCCACCGTCACTATCATTGCCAAACACTTCCCCGGCGACCGCAGCATAGAATACACTTCTCCCTGGGCCGGCGCAAACTGGTCTTCGATGGCCAACGACAATGGGCTGCTGGAAAAGTACGACGAGGTGACCTTCAACCGCTTCGGGCAGCTTATGGATGGGAAGAGCGTGCATGGTTGTAGAGTTGTGAAGAGCGGAGAGGGAAACGAGGCGGGGTTGGGGCGGCAGCAGATGTGGGCTGTGCTTGATGCGCCCATCGAAGAGACGAACCTGCTAACACCAGAAACGGGAAAGATCTGGTATGATGAACTTGTTGGCGGCCTGCGGAACCTGAAGAAAGAAGAGTTGCCTGAAGGTGCGGTTTTTGGACTCGAGTTCCCGAGTACGTTCAGGATCAATACACAGGTGTACTTGCAGTG GTTGCAGTCTCAAGCCCTCAGCAAAGGCATCAAGCTTGTCCGACGACAACTGTCTTCTGTCAAGGAGCTGCTCGCTTCACAGCCCACTACCACTCTGGTACTCAACGCCTCAGGCCTCGGTGCGCTCAAGCTCGAGGACGTAAAAGATACAAACATGTACCCCACGCGCGGGCAGACAGTCCTGGTCGCTGAACCCAAAGAGCCAATGAAGAGAAT GTACTACCGCTCACCGAAGCGCATCGACCCAACAACGACCTATGTCTTCCCGCGCACCCTAGGCGGCGGCGTGATTCTGGGTGGCAGCCGTCAGGATAACGACTGGAGCAACGAATGGGACTCTGAGCTCGAAGCGCAGATCCTGCAACGATCATGTGCGTTGGCGCCCGAGTTGGGAAAGCCCGAGGATTTGCAGATTATCAGCAGGAACATCGGGCTGCGAC CGTCGAGAAAGGGTGGCCCAAGGATTGAGATCGAAAAGGAGAAAAAGTGGAGTGTCCCTGTTGTGCATGCCTACGGGCATTCTGGGGCGGGGTACCAGGCCAGCTGGGGCACGGCGGAGAGGGTATTGGAGTTGGTGCAGAAGGCGTTGAGCCCGAGTGCAAAGCTGTGA
- a CDS encoding carboxymethylenebutenolidase produces MPSSVASDESVHEEDHILDIEAIQAHGIGAADIGKLKANGYHTVAAVHSTTRRNLLKIKGFSEIKVDKVKDALTKCQVRHFFTLPIRERYSPEPQPSGGGFQTAHELGQQRKRVIKISTGSKQLDTVLGGGFQTMSISEVFGEFRCGKTQLSHTMSVIAQLPKDMGGAEGKVAYIDTEGTFRPERIAQIAERFGVDPETAQDNITYARAVNSEHQMELLNKLSEFFVGNEYRLLIIDSIMALFRVDYTGRGELNERQQKLNQFLSKLTHVAEEFNVAVLMTNQVQSDPGANALFAGADGRKPVGGHILAHASTTRILLRKGRGEERVAKIQDSPDMPEKEATYIITNGGINDPEKV; encoded by the exons ATGCCTTCATCAGTCGCCAGTGACGAGTCGGTTCACGAA GAAGATCACATTCTCGACATCGAGGCTATCCAGGCCCATGGCATCGGTGCAGCCGACATTGGGAAGCTCAAAGCCAATGGGTACCACACCGTTGCAGCAGTGCACTCAACAACTCGCCGCAACCTACTCAAGATCAAAGGCTTCAGTGAGATCAAGGTCGACAAGGTCAAAGATGCACTGACGAAGTGTCAGGTGCGCCACTTCTTCACCTTGCCCATCCGTGAGCGTTACTCACCAGAACCGCAGCCCTCAGGAGGTGGCTTCCAGACCGCTCATGAGCTCGGGCAGCAGCGTAAGCGTGTCATCAAGATTTCGACAGGCAGCAAGCAGTTAGACACTGTCCTTGGCGG TGGCTTCCAGACCATGAGCATCAGTGAGGTCTTTGGCGAATTTCGTTGCGGAAAGACCCAGTTATCTCACACCATGTCGGTCATCGCACAGCTTCCCAAGGACATGGGCGGCGCGGAAGGCAAGGTGGCTTACATTG ACACAGAAGGCACTTTCAGGCCTGAGAGGATTGCGCAGATAGCGGAGCGCTTTGGTGTCGATCCTGAGACTG CCCAAGACAACATTACCTACGCTCGTGCTGTCAATTCAGAACATCAGATGGAGCTGCTGAACAAACTCTCCGAGTTCTTCGTCGGCAATGAGTACCGTCTCCTCATCATCGACAGCATTATGGCTCTCTTTCGTGTCGATTACACCGGTCGTGGTGAATTGAACGAGCGCCAGCAAAAGCTGAACCAGTTCCTTTCCAAGCTGACACATGTCGCTGAAG AGTTCAACGTTGCGGTCCTTATGACCAACCAAGTCCAGAGTGATCCAGGAGCCAATGCCCTATTCGCCGGAGCAGACGGCCGCAAGCCAGTAGGCGGACATATTCTTGCTCACGCTTCAACCACTCGTATACTGCTTCGTAAGGGTCGTGGCGAGGAGCGTGTTGCAAAGATACAAGATTCTCCAG ACATGCCGGAGAAGGAAGCGACTTACATCATCACGAACGGCGGCATCAACGACCCCGAGAAGGTGTAG